The following are encoded in a window of Nocardioides houyundeii genomic DNA:
- a CDS encoding phosphoenolpyruvate carboxykinase (GTP), which translates to MADVEAALDAAGLKNPHVLEYVRYYAELTGAERIEVVSAADDARLIQEALDAGELDPAGEGLYYSRSYYKDTARSEERTIVATNDPKDKGVYNNWRPADEMKPLLHDRMRGASQGKTMYVIPYLMSPPGNDLAPWAAGVELTDARTVVLHMIRMSRVGAQFLNDLEDPNQFVRAVHVTGDLENLGQGTPEDQRYFVTVADERTILHFGSSYGGNALLGKIAHGLRQGAYDGWASKKFLAEQYMLIGIHDKETGKDYHICGGFPSASGKTNLAMMLAPDALGDRYHVSFYGDDIAWLWVNEADGKLYGMNPEYGVFGVAKDTNEGTNPTALASIAEGTKAIFTNIAYNPTTQEVWWEGRTPQPPADNTGWLDWKGNPISERSEAEQNDPWAHPNSRFTTTLDNVPNIAKDYDAAAGVPIDAIIFGGRTRDREPLIRAIHDLAEGVYDGLTLGAEATAAAEGKEGVLRYDPMSNRPFMAYGEGDYAQHYLDIVGAAKDQPIFAHVNWFQKDPEDGHFLWPGYRDNLRPLLWLLKLKNGEVKGNRTPVGIIPTEEELDLEGMDISAKDLKTILTIDKARWQQEMGYREEHLKQFDNMPEAIWEAHRRVASELDSDES; encoded by the coding sequence ATGGCAGACGTTGAGGCAGCACTGGACGCCGCTGGGCTGAAGAACCCGCACGTTCTCGAGTACGTTCGTTACTACGCGGAACTGACGGGCGCCGAGCGCATCGAGGTGGTCTCCGCCGCCGACGACGCTCGGCTCATCCAGGAGGCCCTGGACGCGGGCGAGCTCGACCCGGCGGGCGAGGGTCTCTACTACTCCCGCAGCTACTACAAGGACACCGCGCGCTCCGAGGAGCGCACGATCGTGGCCACGAACGACCCCAAGGACAAGGGCGTCTACAACAACTGGCGCCCCGCCGACGAGATGAAGCCGCTGCTCCACGACCGGATGCGCGGCGCGTCGCAGGGCAAGACGATGTACGTCATCCCCTACCTGATGTCGCCTCCCGGCAACGACCTCGCCCCGTGGGCGGCCGGTGTCGAGCTGACGGACGCCCGCACCGTGGTGCTGCACATGATCCGCATGTCCCGGGTGGGCGCGCAGTTCCTCAACGACCTCGAGGACCCCAACCAGTTCGTCCGCGCGGTCCACGTGACCGGCGACCTGGAGAACCTGGGCCAGGGCACCCCCGAGGACCAGCGCTACTTCGTCACCGTCGCCGACGAGCGCACGATCCTGCACTTCGGGTCGTCGTACGGCGGCAACGCGCTGCTCGGCAAGATCGCGCACGGCCTGCGCCAGGGTGCGTACGACGGCTGGGCGTCGAAGAAGTTCCTCGCCGAGCAGTACATGCTCATCGGGATCCACGACAAGGAGACCGGCAAGGACTACCACATCTGCGGTGGCTTCCCGAGTGCCTCGGGCAAGACCAACCTCGCGATGATGCTGGCCCCCGACGCCCTGGGCGACCGCTACCACGTCTCCTTCTACGGCGACGACATCGCGTGGCTCTGGGTCAACGAGGCCGACGGCAAGCTCTACGGCATGAACCCGGAGTACGGCGTCTTCGGTGTCGCCAAGGACACCAACGAGGGCACCAACCCCACCGCTCTGGCCTCCATCGCCGAGGGCACGAAGGCGATCTTCACCAACATCGCCTACAACCCCACCACCCAGGAGGTCTGGTGGGAGGGCCGCACCCCGCAGCCGCCCGCCGACAACACCGGCTGGCTGGACTGGAAGGGCAACCCGATCTCGGAGCGCTCCGAGGCCGAGCAGAACGACCCGTGGGCGCACCCGAACAGCCGGTTCACCACCACGCTGGACAACGTCCCCAACATCGCCAAGGACTACGACGCCGCTGCCGGCGTCCCGATCGACGCGATCATCTTCGGTGGCCGTACCCGCGACCGTGAGCCGCTGATCCGCGCGATCCACGACCTCGCCGAGGGCGTCTACGACGGCCTGACGCTGGGTGCCGAGGCGACCGCCGCGGCCGAGGGCAAGGAGGGCGTGCTCCGCTACGACCCCATGTCCAACCGCCCGTTCATGGCCTACGGCGAGGGCGACTACGCCCAGCACTACCTCGACATCGTCGGGGCCGCCAAGGACCAGCCGATCTTCGCCCACGTCAACTGGTTCCAGAAGGACCCGGAGGACGGCCACTTCCTGTGGCCCGGATACCGCGACAACCTGCGCCCGCTGCTGTGGCTGCTCAAGCTCAAGAACGGCGAGGTCAAGGGCAACCGCACCCCGGTCGGGATCATCCCGACCGAGGAGGAGCTCGACCTCGAGGGCATGGACATCAGCGCCAAGGACCTGAAGACGATCCTCACGATCGACAAGGCCCGCTGGCAGCAGGAGATGGGCTACCGCGAGGAGCATCTCAAGCAGTTCGACAACATGCCTGAGGCGATCTGGGAGGCCCACCGCCGGGTCGCGTCCGAGCTGGACAGCGACGAGAGCTGA
- a CDS encoding type ISP restriction/modification enzyme, with the protein MHGCTRAHVTLCGAELHGTSTTTKRRDALSHGTQPSIWLVEVGGGDIRKHMERGRQLEWASSSVRLAQYRPFARQYLYLDHVLNNRVASVPALFPTHKHRNVGFYSVGASSAHPFSVLMLDVIPDLHVTGAGSGGRFFPRWSWEPLAQEGTLDLGSKDGEVIDGYRRIDNIDDAALMKWRTAYGAEWTKDDVFFYVYGLLHSADYRERYAADLKKMLPRVPLVSTASDARAFADAGRALSELHIGYESVAPYPLVVSTGQAHVPLADVEPAGDPFAYFAVGTKKMRFGDKGKDRTVLHYNDRLTVGAIPAEAYRYQLGSRSALEWIIDRYVIKTDKASGILNDPNDWSREIGDPRYILDLLARVVQVSVLTMRIVDDLPKLTIGEA; encoded by the coding sequence ATGCATGGGTGTACGCGAGCTCACGTGACGCTCTGCGGAGCAGAGTTGCACGGCACATCGACTACTACGAAGAGACGCGACGCTCTAAGTCATGGGACGCAGCCGTCGATTTGGCTCGTGGAAGTTGGGGGGGGCGATATCCGCAAGCACATGGAACGAGGAAGACAGCTCGAATGGGCGAGCTCCTCAGTCCGTCTGGCTCAGTACCGGCCTTTCGCTCGCCAATACCTTTACCTCGACCACGTGCTGAACAACCGAGTGGCGTCCGTGCCTGCTCTGTTCCCCACGCACAAGCACCGCAACGTCGGGTTCTATAGCGTGGGCGCGAGTTCCGCACACCCATTCAGTGTTCTGATGCTCGACGTCATTCCGGACCTGCACGTGACTGGGGCGGGCTCCGGGGGTCGCTTCTTCCCCCGCTGGAGCTGGGAACCGCTCGCCCAGGAAGGCACCCTTGACCTGGGCTCGAAGGACGGCGAGGTGATCGACGGCTATCGCCGTATCGACAACATCGACGATGCCGCCCTCATGAAATGGCGTACAGCGTATGGGGCCGAGTGGACGAAGGATGACGTGTTCTTCTACGTCTACGGCCTGCTGCACTCCGCCGACTATCGCGAGCGATACGCCGCGGACCTGAAGAAGATGTTGCCCCGCGTGCCGCTGGTTTCTACGGCCTCAGATGCGCGCGCGTTCGCCGACGCGGGCCGGGCGCTGAGCGAGTTGCACATCGGCTACGAGTCGGTGGCGCCGTACCCATTGGTCGTCTCGACCGGCCAGGCGCACGTCCCGCTGGCGGACGTCGAGCCGGCCGGCGACCCGTTCGCATACTTCGCCGTAGGCACCAAGAAGATGCGGTTCGGTGACAAGGGCAAGGACAGGACGGTCCTGCACTACAACGACCGACTGACCGTGGGTGCGATTCCCGCAGAGGCGTATCGCTACCAGCTCGGTTCCCGGTCGGCACTCGAGTGGATCATCGACCGCTACGTGATCAAGACCGACAAAGCATCTGGCATCCTCAACGACCCTAATGACTGGTCCCGCGAGATCGGCGACCCCCGCTACATCCTCGACTTGCTCGCGCGTGTGGTCCAAGTGTCTGTGCTGACGATGAGGATCGTGGACGACTTGCCCAAACTCACGATCGGCGAGGCTTAG
- a CDS encoding phosphoenolpyruvate carboxykinase (GTP), whose translation MTAVTPAPTTSANQPPTSHQGILDWVTEIAALTQPADIHWCTGSDEEWEQLTRALEATGTFTRLNPEIKPNSFHAASDPSDVARVEDRTYICSVAERDAGPTNNWMDPKQMKELMRGLYAGCMAGRTMYVVPFVMGHLDAERPMFGIEITDSAYVTVSMRVMARMGTDVLRRMEELDAAGQHVSWVPALHSVGMPLAEGQADVAWPCNDTKYIVQFPEERMIWSFGSGYGGNALLGKKCYALRIASVMARDEGWMAEHMLILKLTSPAQVTKYVAAAFPSACGKTNLAMLQPTIPGWKVEAIGDDIAWMRIGEDGRLWAVNPEFGFFGVAPGTNEHTNPNAMRTINKGNSVFTNVALTEDGDVWWEGLENPPARATSWKGEPWTPDGSANGGALSSHPNSRYCTPIKQCDILAPEYDDPRGVPIDAILFGGRRKTTIPLVTEARDWAHGTFMGATLSSETTAAAVGAVGVVRRDPMAMLPFIGYNTGDYFAHWISMGKDNDESKLPRIFYVNWFRRDDEGGFLWPGFGENSRVLKWVIDRLEGQAAAVETPIGHVPAPGSLDVEGLDMTPEAIAQALAVDVEEWKAEIPQIEEWFAKFGDDLPSVLRDELETLRARLEA comes from the coding sequence ATGACTGCCGTCACCCCAGCACCCACCACGTCCGCGAACCAGCCGCCCACCAGCCACCAGGGCATCCTGGACTGGGTCACCGAGATCGCCGCGCTGACGCAGCCGGCCGACATCCACTGGTGCACCGGCTCCGACGAGGAGTGGGAGCAGCTGACCCGCGCCCTGGAGGCCACGGGCACCTTCACCCGGCTCAACCCAGAGATCAAGCCCAACTCCTTCCACGCCGCCTCCGACCCCAGCGACGTCGCCCGGGTCGAGGACCGCACCTACATCTGCTCCGTCGCCGAGCGCGACGCAGGACCCACCAACAACTGGATGGACCCGAAGCAGATGAAGGAGCTCATGCGCGGGCTCTACGCCGGGTGCATGGCGGGGCGCACCATGTACGTCGTCCCCTTCGTGATGGGCCACCTCGACGCCGAGCGGCCGATGTTCGGCATCGAGATCACCGACTCCGCCTACGTCACGGTCAGCATGCGCGTGATGGCGCGGATGGGCACCGACGTGCTGCGCCGCATGGAGGAGCTGGACGCCGCCGGCCAGCACGTCAGCTGGGTCCCGGCGCTGCACTCGGTCGGGATGCCGCTGGCCGAGGGCCAGGCCGACGTCGCGTGGCCGTGCAACGACACCAAGTACATCGTGCAGTTCCCCGAGGAGCGGATGATCTGGAGCTTCGGCTCCGGCTACGGCGGCAACGCCCTGCTCGGCAAGAAGTGCTACGCCCTGCGCATCGCCAGCGTGATGGCCCGCGACGAGGGCTGGATGGCCGAGCACATGCTGATTCTCAAGCTCACCAGTCCCGCCCAGGTCACCAAGTACGTCGCCGCGGCCTTCCCCAGCGCCTGCGGCAAGACCAACCTGGCCATGCTCCAGCCGACCATCCCGGGCTGGAAGGTCGAGGCGATCGGTGACGACATCGCCTGGATGCGCATCGGCGAGGACGGGCGACTGTGGGCGGTCAACCCGGAGTTCGGCTTCTTCGGCGTCGCGCCCGGCACCAACGAGCACACCAACCCCAACGCGATGAGGACCATCAACAAGGGCAACTCCGTCTTCACCAACGTCGCGCTCACCGAGGACGGCGACGTCTGGTGGGAGGGCCTGGAGAACCCGCCGGCCCGGGCCACCTCCTGGAAGGGCGAGCCCTGGACGCCGGACGGCTCTGCCAACGGGGGAGCGCTCTCCAGCCACCCCAACAGCCGCTACTGCACCCCGATCAAGCAGTGCGACATCCTGGCCCCGGAGTACGACGACCCCCGTGGCGTGCCGATCGACGCCATCCTGTTCGGTGGCCGTCGCAAGACCACGATCCCGCTCGTCACCGAGGCGCGCGACTGGGCCCACGGCACCTTCATGGGCGCCACCCTCTCCTCCGAGACCACCGCGGCCGCGGTTGGCGCGGTCGGGGTGGTGCGCCGCGACCCGATGGCGATGCTGCCGTTCATCGGCTACAACACCGGCGACTACTTCGCCCACTGGATCAGCATGGGCAAGGACAACGACGAGTCCAAGCTGCCCCGGATCTTCTACGTCAACTGGTTCCGGCGCGACGACGAGGGCGGCTTCCTGTGGCCCGGCTTCGGCGAGAACAGCCGGGTGCTCAAGTGGGTCATCGACCGGCTCGAGGGTCAGGCCGCGGCCGTGGAGACCCCCATCGGTCACGTGCCGGCGCCGGGCTCCCTGGACGTCGAGGGGCTGGACATGACCCCGGAGGCGATCGCGCAGGCGCTGGCGGTCGACGTGGAGGAGTGGAAGGCCGAGATCCCGCAGATCGAGGAGTGGTTCGCCAAGTTCGGCGACGACCTGCCGAGCGTGCTGCGCGACGAGCTGGAGACGCTGCGGGCCCGCCTGGAGGCGTGA
- a CDS encoding ArsR/SmtB family transcription factor, whose amino-acid sequence MAVPVYEAKADLFRTLGHPVRVRVLELLCEKPMPVRDLLAEISVESSNLSQQLAVLRRSGLVTSTRHGTTVEYAVASPGIAALLAAGREILASVWSDAEDRLHELRETS is encoded by the coding sequence ATGGCAGTACCCGTCTACGAGGCCAAAGCCGACCTCTTCCGGACGCTCGGTCACCCGGTGCGGGTCCGCGTCCTGGAGCTCCTCTGCGAGAAGCCGATGCCGGTGAGGGACCTGCTGGCCGAGATCTCGGTGGAGTCCTCCAACCTCTCCCAGCAGCTCGCCGTGCTGCGCCGCTCCGGCCTGGTCACCTCCACCCGGCACGGCACCACCGTCGAGTACGCCGTCGCCAGTCCCGGGATCGCGGCCCTCCTCGCCGCCGGCCGGGAGATCCTCGCCTCGGTCTGGAGCGACGCCGAGGACCGGCTGCACGAGCTGCGCGAGACCTCCTGA
- a CDS encoding AAA family ATPase encodes MPRATPHAWFSSPADAATRLEATGYLTDRTTATTAHLAGALEKPLLIEGPAGVGKTELAKAVAKATGAELVRLQCYEGLDEARALYEWNYKKQLLRIQAAGSQEWSSTHDDIFTEEFLLTRPLLTAIRRAEPTVLLIDEVDKTDVEVEGLLLEVLSDFQVTIPELGTLAAVRRPFVVLTSNATRELSEAVKRRCLYLYLDYPDAERERDIVLSQVPGIDDRIAGQLVDMVGRMRDLDLKKSPSIAETIDWARTLIALEINDLDEAAVESTLGVVLKHASDHARAVRELKLRR; translated from the coding sequence ATGCCCCGCGCCACGCCCCATGCCTGGTTCAGCTCGCCCGCAGACGCCGCGACCAGGCTGGAGGCGACCGGCTATCTCACCGACCGGACGACCGCCACCACCGCCCACCTCGCGGGAGCGCTGGAGAAGCCGCTGCTGATCGAGGGCCCGGCCGGAGTGGGCAAGACCGAGCTGGCCAAGGCCGTCGCCAAGGCCACCGGCGCCGAGCTGGTGCGACTCCAGTGCTACGAGGGCCTCGACGAGGCGCGCGCGCTGTACGAGTGGAACTACAAGAAGCAGCTGCTGCGCATCCAGGCCGCGGGGAGCCAGGAGTGGAGCAGCACCCACGACGACATCTTCACCGAGGAGTTCCTCCTCACCCGTCCGCTGCTCACCGCCATCCGCCGCGCGGAGCCAACGGTGCTGCTGATCGACGAGGTCGACAAGACCGACGTCGAGGTGGAGGGCCTGCTGCTGGAGGTGCTCTCGGACTTCCAGGTCACCATCCCCGAGCTCGGCACGCTGGCCGCCGTACGCCGGCCGTTCGTGGTGCTCACCTCGAACGCCACCCGGGAGCTCTCCGAGGCGGTCAAGCGTCGCTGCCTCTACCTCTACCTCGACTATCCCGACGCCGAGCGGGAGCGGGACATCGTGCTCAGCCAGGTGCCCGGCATCGACGACCGGATCGCCGGCCAGTTGGTCGACATGGTGGGCCGGATGCGCGACCTGGACCTGAAGAAGTCCCCCTCGATCGCCGAGACCATCGACTGGGCGCGCACCCTGATCGCCCTGGAGATCAACGACCTCGACGAGGCGGCCGTGGAGTCGACGCTGGGCGTGGTGCTCAAGCACGCCTCCGACCACGCCCGTGCCGTCCGCGAGCTCAAGCTGAGGCGGTGA
- a CDS encoding site-specific integrase, which translates to MLIRKGHYRARARFRDFDGQTRLVEASGTSRSRAENELLSRLMARSRPSGDIVTGTTRINDVADLWLKEIDDSDRAAGTKAHYREVVDRHVRRALGAVMVQELRVGRLDSHLATVRERSGATAAKGVRTVLIGIVGVAVRHDALQSNPAKQTLPIAVKLKTVVALSPDEVVTLRKGIRADQAASRADFPDLIDLLLATGCRINEALALRWSHVDLGATPTVKIAATLIRQKGGPVMLQEHAKTAAGQRLLKLPPFAVEMLLRRRVEKEGNDHGVVFASSTGTLRDHRNVAKQWRAFQRRHPEWSAVTSHTFRKTVATVISREFDALTASAQLGHSSSAITERHYIERTHQGPDARDLLSALVAPEEVSGG; encoded by the coding sequence GTGCTCATCCGCAAAGGTCATTACCGCGCACGCGCGAGGTTTCGCGACTTCGATGGTCAGACACGCCTGGTGGAGGCGTCGGGTACGAGCCGGTCAAGGGCAGAGAACGAGCTCTTGTCGCGGTTGATGGCGCGATCCAGGCCGTCTGGCGACATCGTCACTGGTACCACGCGCATCAACGACGTCGCGGATCTGTGGCTGAAGGAGATTGACGACTCAGATCGAGCCGCCGGGACGAAGGCCCACTACCGAGAGGTGGTGGACCGGCACGTGCGTCGAGCTCTTGGCGCCGTCATGGTTCAGGAACTCCGAGTGGGCCGCCTGGACAGTCATTTGGCCACCGTTCGGGAACGCTCCGGTGCCACTGCGGCGAAGGGGGTGAGGACTGTGCTGATTGGGATTGTCGGCGTGGCCGTGCGTCACGATGCGCTCCAGTCGAACCCAGCGAAGCAGACGCTACCTATCGCGGTGAAGTTGAAAACAGTGGTGGCTTTGAGTCCGGATGAAGTCGTGACCCTGAGGAAGGGCATCAGGGCCGACCAGGCGGCTTCTCGCGCTGACTTCCCGGACTTAATTGACCTACTTCTCGCCACAGGGTGTCGGATCAACGAGGCTCTGGCTCTGCGGTGGAGTCACGTGGACTTGGGAGCCACGCCCACCGTGAAGATCGCGGCCACACTCATCAGGCAGAAGGGAGGCCCTGTCATGCTTCAAGAGCATGCGAAGACTGCAGCCGGCCAGCGTCTTTTGAAACTCCCACCGTTTGCCGTCGAGATGCTGCTTCGTCGTCGGGTAGAGAAGGAAGGCAACGATCACGGCGTCGTGTTCGCGTCTTCCACTGGCACTCTCCGCGATCACCGAAACGTGGCGAAGCAGTGGCGGGCCTTCCAGCGCCGCCATCCCGAATGGTCGGCTGTGACGTCGCACACGTTCCGCAAGACGGTGGCAACAGTGATCTCGCGCGAGTTCGACGCCCTGACGGCCTCGGCACAACTGGGGCATTCATCCTCGGCGATTACCGAGCGGCACTACATCGAGCGCACGCATCAGGGTCCAGATGCTCGTGATCTCCTCTCGGCTCTAGTGGCCCCGGAGGAGGTAAGCGGTGGGTAA
- a CDS encoding helix-turn-helix domain-containing protein has translation MRTNIEHFRLELGLSYAEVSRELARRGHKIPPLGLRRIEAGERRVDVDDLVALALVLDVNPSALLFPRELGSSVGCALTGYPESWLDTRMVWQWGNGLRSLTQRMSSEAGRRFHERVRPREVLNDEERFDRRKTWTRVKLLEWEEQCAGWSDEDRKDGKGESEYHNADIEQLRTLDPDDDEGWARQAFDPAPPLPPQVPRG, from the coding sequence GTGCGCACCAACATCGAGCACTTCAGGCTCGAACTGGGTCTGTCGTACGCGGAGGTGTCCCGAGAGCTAGCGCGGCGGGGCCACAAAATCCCGCCACTTGGTCTTCGCAGGATCGAAGCCGGCGAGCGCCGCGTTGACGTAGACGATCTCGTCGCCTTAGCCCTGGTGCTCGATGTCAATCCAAGTGCGTTGCTGTTCCCTCGCGAGTTGGGGTCCTCGGTTGGGTGCGCGCTGACGGGCTACCCCGAGAGTTGGCTCGACACTCGGATGGTCTGGCAGTGGGGAAACGGCCTTCGGTCATTGACCCAGCGGATGAGTAGCGAGGCAGGCAGGCGATTTCATGAACGCGTCAGGCCGCGCGAAGTCCTCAATGACGAAGAGCGCTTTGACAGGCGCAAGACATGGACCCGTGTGAAGTTGCTTGAGTGGGAAGAGCAGTGCGCGGGTTGGAGTGACGAGGACCGCAAGGACGGCAAGGGGGAGTCCGAGTACCACAACGCCGACATCGAACAGCTCCGCACACTTGATCCAGACGACGATGAGGGGTGGGCGAGGCAGGCTTTTGATCCCGCGCCCCCACTCCCGCCTCAGGTTCCTCGTGGCTAG
- a CDS encoding helix-turn-helix transcriptional regulator has protein sequence MDMRLECYLSPQKLAELMDIPVATIYRWRSAGGGPRGHRVGKHVRYRMSDVHLWLDACADKAP, from the coding sequence ATGGACATGCGCCTTGAGTGCTACCTCTCGCCCCAGAAGCTTGCCGAGCTGATGGACATCCCCGTCGCGACTATCTATCGGTGGCGATCAGCCGGTGGCGGGCCGCGCGGGCATCGCGTCGGCAAGCACGTTCGCTACCGCATGTCGGACGTGCACCTGTGGCTCGATGCCTGCGCAGACAAGGCCCCGTGA
- a CDS encoding LuxR family transcriptional regulator — protein sequence MSTPLYDDIVSSGGIFAEDARLEDEDTRRGFDLLLRVGLLVRDGPRFVAVDPSTVSSLVVSPMGQRGAELISESASWAQAFNGLAHTWRKSPGVVSGAFTEVRSEAINPFIASMVADAEYELLTAQPQAGRNSPSLEAATQRDLAALDRGVRMRTLYQHSARRSTHTHKYVAQVVARGAEVRTLDEFFNRIIVVDRRVALIPGHEGLAVALAIREPSLVAYLVDMFERVWERGRPYSNRETSMTRYVAAEQRAMTIRMLIEGYADPASAKRLGVSPRTYAGYVSDLKEEFEAQTRFQLGYAMGRRGVTGQEVLKDQPED from the coding sequence GTGTCGACTCCGCTCTACGACGACATCGTCTCCTCGGGCGGCATCTTCGCCGAGGACGCCCGCCTCGAGGACGAGGACACCCGACGGGGGTTCGACCTGCTGCTGCGGGTCGGGTTGCTGGTGCGTGACGGCCCGCGCTTCGTGGCGGTCGATCCGAGCACCGTGTCCTCGCTCGTGGTCTCACCGATGGGCCAGCGCGGCGCCGAGCTGATCTCGGAGTCCGCGAGCTGGGCCCAGGCCTTCAACGGGCTGGCCCACACCTGGCGCAAGTCTCCCGGGGTGGTCAGCGGGGCGTTCACCGAGGTCCGGTCGGAGGCGATCAACCCGTTCATCGCCTCGATGGTCGCGGACGCCGAGTACGAGCTGCTCACCGCTCAGCCCCAGGCCGGGCGCAACTCACCGAGCCTCGAGGCCGCCACCCAGCGCGACCTGGCGGCGCTGGACCGCGGCGTACGGATGCGGACCCTCTACCAGCACTCGGCGCGGCGCAGCACGCACACCCACAAGTACGTCGCCCAGGTGGTGGCGCGCGGCGCCGAGGTCAGGACCCTGGACGAGTTCTTCAACCGGATCATCGTGGTGGACCGCCGGGTCGCGTTGATCCCCGGGCACGAGGGGCTGGCCGTGGCGCTGGCGATCCGGGAGCCGTCGCTGGTGGCCTACCTGGTCGACATGTTCGAACGCGTCTGGGAGCGCGGCCGTCCCTACTCCAACCGCGAGACCTCCATGACCCGCTACGTCGCCGCGGAGCAGCGCGCGATGACGATCAGGATGCTGATCGAGGGGTACGCCGACCCCGCGAGCGCCAAGCGTCTGGGGGTTAGTCCCAGGACGTATGCCGGCTACGTCTCGGACCTGAAGGAAGAGTTCGAGGCGCAGACCCGCTTCCAGCTCGGCTACGCCATGGGTCGCCGTGGAGTGACCGGTCAAGAAGTGTTGAAGGACCAGCCGGAGGACTAG
- a CDS encoding recombinase family protein: protein MSRKKKQAGDPAVVVAYLRVSTDEQAASGAGIEAQRAAIDAAVEHRGWVLLDTFTDAGVSGKSIIGRPALADALATVESGAAGTLMVAKLDRLSRSLLDFASLMKRAQDRGWNLVALDLGIDLSTPAGEFLASVMASAAQWERRIISQRTKDALAAKRASGTRLGRPSTLPAPVRQRIRLERAKGRSLRQIARGLNDDRVATGQGGRMWHASSVRAVLPPQGSVEVVASSSQC from the coding sequence ATGAGTCGCAAGAAGAAGCAGGCCGGGGACCCGGCCGTCGTCGTCGCCTACCTCCGCGTGTCCACCGATGAGCAAGCCGCATCCGGCGCCGGAATCGAAGCCCAGCGGGCGGCGATCGACGCCGCAGTGGAGCATCGAGGATGGGTCCTCCTAGATACCTTCACAGACGCTGGGGTGTCGGGGAAGAGCATCATCGGGCGCCCGGCGCTTGCGGACGCGCTGGCAACGGTTGAGTCAGGCGCCGCCGGCACCCTCATGGTCGCCAAACTCGATCGGTTGTCGCGCTCCCTGCTGGACTTCGCCTCGCTCATGAAGCGGGCACAAGACCGCGGTTGGAACCTCGTCGCGCTCGACCTCGGGATCGACCTCTCAACGCCGGCGGGCGAGTTCCTTGCTTCCGTCATGGCGTCGGCTGCGCAGTGGGAGCGCCGCATCATCAGCCAGCGCACCAAGGACGCTCTCGCCGCCAAGCGTGCCTCCGGAACGCGGCTGGGCCGCCCGTCCACTCTGCCAGCCCCGGTCAGGCAGCGGATACGCCTAGAACGAGCGAAGGGCAGATCGCTTCGCCAGATTGCCCGAGGCCTGAACGACGACAGGGTCGCAACGGGGCAGGGCGGGCGGATGTGGCACGCATCCAGCGTCCGTGCGGTGCTCCCGCCGCAAGGATCAGTCGAGGTGGTCGCGAGCTCTAGCCAGTGCTGA